A single region of the Fibrobacter sp. genome encodes:
- a CDS encoding zeta toxin family protein, producing MSEKKPTLCIVAGPNGSGKTTTTIQLLENEWAADSVYINPDNIAQEMFGNWNSPEAVLKAAQHSTELRYKCLEEKKNFVFETVFSSDEKLEFIRKAKDAGFFIRFFFVCTEKPSINVLRVTNRFLTGGHEVPISKIVTRYYKSLANAAVAISIVDRAYIYDNSVDNQLPKLICRMVDGALYKQYAEILPNWVQELL from the coding sequence ATGAGCGAAAAGAAACCGACACTATGCATTGTTGCCGGTCCAAACGGTTCCGGAAAGACTACTACGACCATTCAGTTGCTGGAAAATGAATGGGCAGCCGATAGCGTCTATATCAACCCGGACAACATCGCCCAAGAAATGTTCGGAAACTGGAATTCCCCCGAAGCAGTGCTAAAAGCAGCTCAGCATTCTACCGAACTTCGCTACAAATGCCTTGAAGAAAAGAAAAACTTCGTCTTTGAGACCGTTTTTTCCTCAGACGAGAAGCTTGAATTCATACGCAAGGCAAAAGACGCAGGGTTCTTCATACGATTTTTCTTTGTATGCACAGAAAAGCCGTCAATTAACGTTCTTCGTGTAACAAACCGTTTCCTCACAGGCGGCCACGAAGTCCCTATTTCTAAAATCGTGACCCGCTACTACAAGTCACTAGCGAATGCTGCCGTCGCAATCTCCATAGTAGACAGAGCTTACATCTACGACAATTCCGTCGACAATCAGTTGCCTAAGCTGATTTGCAGAATGGTTGACGGAGCCTTGTATAAGCAGTACGCCGAGATATTGCCCAATTGGGTTCAGGAACTGCTGTAA
- a CDS encoding phosphatidylglycerophosphatase A, whose translation MNKEELKEKYGKKRVPHQWRGTDFVSAQICTFFGSGMSPKAPGTMGSLAAAIVAYPMALLFAKIGCPDLTFAGYSAGLNIAFFAAALFVFFAAIPFVKKAMKDTQTEDPGWIVIDEVCGIFMSVAFVSTASILAHPWILGIAFALFRFFDILKPLGIHKFEAFPGAWGVMADDLLGGVYAGILMAVIVALFGL comes from the coding sequence ATGAACAAGGAAGAGCTTAAGGAAAAATACGGCAAGAAACGCGTGCCTCACCAGTGGCGCGGTACGGACTTTGTTTCCGCACAGATTTGTACTTTCTTCGGTTCTGGAATGAGCCCCAAGGCTCCCGGCACCATGGGAAGTTTGGCAGCCGCTATCGTAGCCTACCCCATGGCTCTACTGTTTGCAAAAATCGGATGCCCGGACTTGACCTTCGCGGGATACAGCGCAGGCTTGAACATCGCCTTTTTTGCCGCAGCCCTCTTCGTCTTCTTTGCCGCCATCCCTTTCGTGAAGAAAGCCATGAAGGACACCCAGACAGAGGACCCGGGCTGGATTGTCATTGACGAAGTGTGTGGAATTTTCATGTCCGTCGCCTTCGTTTCCACGGCAAGCATCCTGGCACACCCCTGGATTTTGGGAATCGCATTCGCCCTGTTCCGCTTTTTCGATATTCTGAAGCCCCTGGGAATTCACAAGTTCGAAGCCTTCCCCGGCGCCTGGGGCGTTATGGCCGACGACTTGCTGGGCGGTGTTTACGCAGGCATTCTCATGGCCGTAATCGTAGCCCTATTCGGCCTCTAG
- a CDS encoding UvrD-helicase domain-containing protein: protein MSFEQELAKLDAEQRLAVETTEGYVRVIAGAGSGKTRTLTHRYLYLAKEMGISPSNILCVTFTNKAAGEMKRRVRSMLGGDDSGYISTFHGFCVQFLREDIHVLNYPKEFMIMDEDDQKSLLKKCYAELGLHLNDMKISSALDFIGGRKANEMDYVSMFAEKDAESLLDLIGAAPDKWHKVYYRYIYEQRKNFALDFDDLILVTLYILERFPEKLDKWRKRMMYVMVDEFQDIDGQQYRLADLLSSYHKNLFVVGDPDQTIYTWRGADVNRILDFDRHHEGCKTILLQNNYRSTPSILRVPDSVIKNNQFRIEKELRPVRAGGKTPVFYHAKNTRDEAKWIVERIKGAIDKGASCKDIAVLYRMHSQSRSVEEALMSEDIPYKVYSGIGFYQRQEVKDVLCYLRMLVYGDDLSFMRVVNTPKRMFGPKKQAALAAYAGRRGLTLYDALLEIYVAAEAENAAVENVAADENKPELDCAAFMARTKVGEFVQLIEKYRALVNEMAVSDVLTKMLRESGYEEMLRLDGDDDRLSNLAELKQGVMEFEKTFEEDATLDEYLQNIVLFTNSDTDSSDDSSGGSADSSAQDAARKDKVQLMTIHNAKGLEFPYVFVCGLNEGCFPVKRVKNKVQLEEERRLAYVAFTRAENVLCMSDAEDSAGGDVQCRYPSRFLLEMNMDELDIARGFSDEWYQEARKHIAQVDSEREFGEDLDGILKGGIDESDSYGVGKKVPSATFGEGDRVVHKIMGAGTIVGIDAENFCYEIKFDKIATPRTIQFDYPLEAE, encoded by the coding sequence ATGAGCTTTGAACAGGAACTTGCCAAACTTGATGCTGAACAGCGCCTGGCCGTAGAGACTACGGAAGGCTATGTTCGCGTGATTGCTGGCGCAGGTTCTGGCAAAACCCGCACTTTGACCCATCGCTACTTGTATTTGGCCAAGGAGATGGGCATTTCCCCGTCCAATATCCTTTGCGTCACCTTTACCAACAAGGCTGCCGGCGAAATGAAACGCCGCGTCCGTTCCATGCTGGGGGGCGACGATTCCGGTTACATTTCCACGTTCCATGGTTTTTGCGTCCAGTTCCTTCGGGAGGATATTCACGTTCTGAACTATCCCAAGGAATTCATGATCATGGACGAGGACGACCAAAAGTCCCTGCTAAAAAAGTGCTATGCCGAACTTGGCCTGCACTTGAACGACATGAAGATCAGCAGCGCCCTGGACTTTATTGGCGGCCGCAAGGCCAACGAAATGGATTACGTTTCCATGTTTGCCGAAAAAGATGCCGAAAGCTTGCTGGATTTGATCGGTGCGGCTCCCGACAAGTGGCACAAGGTCTATTACCGCTACATTTACGAGCAGCGCAAGAACTTCGCCCTGGATTTTGACGACCTGATTCTGGTGACGCTCTACATTCTGGAACGTTTCCCCGAAAAGCTGGACAAGTGGCGTAAGCGCATGATGTACGTGATGGTCGACGAATTCCAGGATATCGACGGTCAGCAGTACCGCCTGGCGGATTTGCTCAGCAGCTATCACAAGAACCTTTTTGTGGTGGGCGACCCGGACCAGACTATTTATACGTGGCGCGGTGCCGACGTGAACCGTATTCTGGATTTTGACCGCCATCATGAGGGTTGCAAGACTATTTTGCTGCAGAACAATTACCGTTCTACGCCCAGCATTTTGAGGGTGCCCGATTCTGTTATCAAGAACAACCAGTTCCGTATCGAAAAGGAACTTCGTCCGGTGCGCGCGGGGGGCAAGACTCCGGTTTTCTATCACGCAAAGAATACTCGTGACGAAGCCAAATGGATCGTGGAACGCATCAAGGGCGCTATTGACAAGGGCGCGTCTTGCAAGGATATTGCGGTGCTGTATCGTATGCATTCCCAGTCCCGCTCGGTGGAAGAGGCCTTGATGAGCGAAGATATTCCTTACAAGGTCTACAGCGGCATCGGTTTTTACCAGCGCCAGGAGGTGAAGGATGTTCTTTGCTACTTGCGCATGCTGGTCTATGGCGACGACCTGAGCTTTATGCGTGTGGTGAATACGCCCAAGCGCATGTTCGGCCCCAAGAAGCAGGCTGCGTTGGCGGCTTATGCGGGGCGTCGCGGGCTCACCCTGTACGATGCCCTGCTTGAAATTTATGTGGCTGCCGAGGCGGAAAATGCCGCGGTAGAAAACGTGGCGGCCGACGAAAACAAACCGGAACTGGATTGCGCCGCCTTTATGGCCCGCACCAAGGTGGGGGAGTTTGTTCAGCTGATTGAAAAGTACCGCGCCCTGGTGAACGAGATGGCGGTTAGCGATGTGCTGACCAAGATGCTCCGCGAATCGGGCTACGAGGAAATGCTCCGCCTGGATGGTGACGACGATCGCCTCAGCAATCTTGCAGAATTGAAGCAGGGCGTTATGGAGTTCGAAAAGACTTTCGAAGAAGACGCCACCCTGGATGAATACCTGCAGAATATTGTGCTGTTCACCAACTCCGACACCGACTCTTCCGACGACAGCTCTGGCGGTTCCGCCGATTCCTCGGCCCAGGATGCGGCCCGCAAGGACAAGGTACAGCTCATGACGATTCATAACGCCAAGGGGCTGGAATTCCCCTATGTGTTCGTGTGCGGCTTGAACGAGGGTTGTTTCCCGGTGAAGCGCGTGAAGAACAAGGTCCAGCTGGAGGAAGAACGCCGCCTGGCTTACGTGGCCTTTACCCGCGCCGAAAATGTCCTTTGCATGAGCGATGCCGAGGATAGCGCCGGTGGCGATGTGCAGTGCCGTTATCCGTCTCGTTTCTTGTTGGAAATGAACATGGACGAACTGGATATTGCCCGCGGCTTCAGCGACGAATGGTACCAGGAGGCCCGCAAGCACATTGCCCAGGTAGATAGCGAACGTGAATTCGGCGAAGACCTGGATGGCATCCTAAAGGGTGGCATCGACGAATCGGATAGCTACGGCGTTGGCAAAAAGGTTCCCTCGGCTACGTTTGGTGAGGGGGACCGTGTTGTCCATAAAATAATGGGCGCCGGCACCATAGTAGGCATCGACGCCGAGAATTTCTGTTACGAAATCAAGTTCGACAAAATCGCCACGCCCCGCACAATCCAGTTTGACTATCCGCTAGAGGCCGAATAG
- a CDS encoding InlB B-repeat-containing protein yields MLKKAIFLSLFAFAFVTSASAAITPTPAEDLRKDSEGCYLIGTADELYGFAEMVKAENYGYYSSPVFNACVKLTADITVNEGVLNDDGSLAEGSFESWTPIQRFNGSFDGQGHVISGLYTDVNADAAGFIAEVNATSSSSTVSAEIKNVGLEDSYFKGKGDAGAFVGKVVNNGAKLTITNSYTTSSVVGGSNPSDGVGGFVGFNSETVNIYNSYFAGSLRPIVTSNKDAFIGSLDVYFSNNSVENSFYVNSNSDFGSLVSDGDMRNGRVAAKLHSYLGAKSNGSIWGQNVAAGDSKPNFKGDLNGISGVSRLTYHFADGSSIETLYLEGEGFSLPTTIANHIVGEWYTDKNLTNEVEYLYSDMTGNLDLYTNGLAISEPEKDGRNCYLISNAAELYGFAAIVNGDYEEGRYAENYACGKLTADITVNKDVVDDAGFVNEGNYVSWIPIGIGTNYGNAFKGIFDGNNHSISGLYIKIKNAPILSRPSVPTETQTPAVLRAPSYQNNTRDNMGLFGYVQNSGNYGESTVIKNLTLRDSYFTGVRHIGGIVGYVGSNTLLNFENVHNKATVESEDGDIGGIVGYADYYAKLNFKTSSNEGRVSSNFENVGGFVGHAKQAQMSFENVYNVASVEGYKAGGLVGYLEGQNVVGATPASISVVNSYVDNEFEKNVDLGNFIGNSTKAQVNVINSFYKQNKYFTTTYGYLVNDVLVHNGFVAHLLNIFNDGSVVGSVWGQNVTNGDLHPNFSGTLIGCDFEKKITYHLSDGTTVTDTYISGIGAELPGEIEDKKILGWFTSDSYSEKVDAISSLETEDLDLYGRVTTLAFVDGYYEISSAAGLYEFATLVNSGETYANARLTQDIVVNTNVLKADGTLNGDGSSFKTWTPIGDFYNHYQGEFDGQGHVISGLYSTVSDAGLFGYVGRADVHGIGIEDSYFEGDKIGSFVGVVYDQYVYIYDCYSTSTLKGATVGGFVGFVAGESEVDIANAFYVGKYEGSLSKDAFVGSSHSINPEIYLYNAFVPEILSTRWEDASVVPMESFENGYVAAILHGINYMWGQDVVAGDKLPNFSGEVSENFKLVRLVKFVDGEFWSEESYAYENNFELPVPSIPGYRFEGWYTDFTGEPITEIPEGVDYIFGKFVSNVDSEGCYEIASADDLYLFADRVNNGVNNANAACAKLTADIVVNENVLKKDGSLNGDGSNLRKWTPIGSLIKEHPFQGTFDGQGHKISGLYFNDGASAVGLFGFAVQGASIKNVGVVDSYIRGESNVGMIVGQISGEVNISNVYTKGAVEVSSSQVGGIVGFVAGVLTIENSYNEASVTGPNHNSNAGGLVGFLAVGSLSMNNCYNLGTVSAPNTTGGLVGFSSAKVSLSNSYNLGEIIYDSMHHNDVGAVVGYTSVSNLTVSNVFYLEGDLGFAGQGSGVSSLGTAMSLDDFANGSVAALLRGSDENSIWGQNVTAGDKYPNFSGSIVKPELVLTWDEASEEVNVADLEIPAEAASIAIEEGKQFYANGKIYEGELTAEDIQELKTASATLKPISGIALAKDGDGEGVVATLSGSKSTDELVVPEDITVEHIEIARNFTAGRFSTLMLPFSMDLNEDMEDVLQITDVQKEGDQWVATGTRAKSIVANTPYLIKFNKNASISVDNVTLKATTGKIMESTSGPWTFRGAYKGKTWVEGDPELGKVYGFAGVNEGDNIVAGQFVKAGVGASVPPMRAYLVYNKPVVSPKPGVGLMKAAANETEELPKTIVVRIVDDNNEVVDETVIEDVIQGIAGDNLNTADKKPARWYDLQGRHLNGKPTARGAYIKNNKAIVNK; encoded by the coding sequence ATGCTTAAAAAAGCCATTTTCCTGTCATTGTTCGCATTTGCCTTTGTTACCAGTGCAAGTGCTGCTATTACTCCCACGCCTGCCGAGGATCTTCGTAAGGACTCCGAAGGCTGCTACCTCATTGGGACCGCTGACGAACTGTACGGGTTTGCGGAAATGGTGAAAGCAGAGAATTACGGTTATTATTCTTCCCCTGTCTTTAATGCGTGCGTCAAGCTGACTGCAGACATTACCGTCAATGAAGGTGTCTTAAACGATGACGGTTCTTTAGCGGAAGGCTCTTTTGAATCCTGGACTCCCATTCAACGCTTCAATGGTTCCTTTGACGGTCAGGGCCATGTGATTTCCGGTTTGTACACAGATGTCAATGCTGATGCCGCCGGTTTTATTGCAGAAGTGAATGCAACGAGCTCTTCCAGTACTGTCAGTGCCGAAATCAAGAACGTCGGCCTTGAGGATTCCTACTTCAAGGGCAAAGGAGACGCCGGTGCGTTTGTCGGAAAAGTGGTGAATAATGGAGCGAAGCTTACCATTACCAACAGTTATACCACAAGCAGTGTTGTTGGAGGTTCCAATCCCTCTGATGGTGTTGGTGGCTTTGTTGGGTTCAACAGCGAAACTGTCAATATTTACAATAGTTATTTTGCAGGATCTTTGCGTCCTATAGTAACGTCGAATAAAGATGCATTTATTGGTTCACTCGATGTCTATTTTAGTAACAATTCTGTTGAAAATAGTTTCTATGTGAATTCAAACTCCGATTTCGGAAGCCTAGTCTCCGACGGCGACATGAGAAACGGGCGTGTTGCGGCAAAGCTTCACTCCTACTTGGGTGCGAAATCTAACGGATCTATTTGGGGGCAAAATGTTGCTGCCGGAGATTCAAAACCAAATTTCAAGGGTGATTTGAATGGAATTTCTGGTGTATCTCGGTTGACATACCATTTTGCAGATGGATCCAGCATAGAAACCCTTTATTTGGAGGGTGAAGGTTTCTCTTTACCAACGACCATCGCGAACCACATTGTAGGTGAATGGTATACAGATAAAAATTTGACCAATGAAGTGGAGTACCTGTATAGCGATATGACGGGTAATCTTGATTTGTACACAAATGGTCTAGCTATTTCTGAACCGGAGAAAGACGGCCGTAATTGCTATCTAATTTCAAATGCTGCTGAACTTTATGGTTTCGCCGCTATTGTGAATGGCGATTATGAAGAAGGCCGTTATGCGGAGAATTACGCTTGCGGTAAATTGACAGCTGACATTACTGTAAATAAAGATGTGGTTGATGATGCTGGATTTGTAAATGAAGGTAATTATGTTAGCTGGATTCCCATTGGTATTGGTACTAACTATGGAAATGCCTTTAAGGGAATCTTTGACGGCAATAACCATAGTATTTCTGGTCTGTATATTAAAATCAAAAATGCTCCTATTTTGTCAAGGCCGTCTGTACCTACAGAAACTCAAACGCCTGCGGTGTTACGTGCGCCTAGTTACCAAAACAACACTCGAGACAATATGGGCTTGTTTGGCTATGTACAGAATTCAGGCAACTATGGAGAAAGTACCGTCATTAAGAATTTGACCTTAAGAGACTCCTATTTTACCGGTGTAAGGCATATTGGTGGTATTGTTGGTTATGTGGGATCCAACACTTTGCTGAACTTTGAAAATGTTCATAATAAGGCAACGGTCGAAAGTGAAGATGGAGATATTGGCGGTATTGTTGGCTATGCAGATTATTACGCGAAGTTGAACTTTAAAACAAGTTCAAATGAAGGTCGAGTATCAAGTAATTTTGAAAACGTCGGTGGCTTTGTCGGACATGCTAAACAGGCACAAATGAGTTTTGAAAATGTTTATAACGTTGCTAGTGTAGAAGGTTATAAAGCTGGTGGACTTGTTGGCTACCTAGAAGGTCAAAATGTTGTAGGAGCGACGCCTGCTTCTATAAGTGTTGTAAATAGCTATGTTGACAATGAATTTGAAAAAAACGTTGACTTAGGAAATTTTATCGGCAATTCCACCAAGGCTCAGGTCAACGTCATTAACAGTTTCTATAAGCAAAATAAGTATTTCACTACTACTTATGGATATCTTGTTAATGACGTGTTGGTGCATAACGGCTTTGTTGCTCATTTGCTGAATATTTTTAACGATGGTTCTGTTGTTGGTTCTGTATGGGGGCAGAATGTAACCAATGGCGACCTACATCCCAATTTCTCGGGAACGTTGATTGGTTGTGATTTTGAAAAGAAAATCACATACCATCTCTCTGATGGCACAACAGTTACTGATACTTATATATCTGGTATAGGCGCAGAATTGCCTGGTGAAATTGAAGATAAAAAGATTTTAGGCTGGTTTACATCGGATAGCTACAGCGAAAAAGTAGATGCCATATCTTCTCTAGAAACAGAAGACCTGGATCTTTATGGAAGAGTGACAACTCTTGCATTTGTTGACGGCTATTATGAAATAAGTTCAGCTGCAGGTTTGTATGAGTTTGCCACTTTGGTGAATTCTGGCGAAACATATGCTAACGCTAGGTTGACTCAGGATATTGTCGTAAATACCAACGTGCTGAAGGCCGATGGAACCCTAAATGGGGATGGTTCTAGTTTCAAAACATGGACTCCGATTGGTGATTTTTATAATCACTATCAAGGAGAATTTGATGGCCAGGGTCATGTTATTTCCGGGTTGTATTCAACTGTAAGTGATGCCGGTTTATTCGGTTATGTAGGCCGTGCTGATGTGCATGGAATTGGTATTGAGGATTCTTATTTCGAAGGGGATAAAATCGGTTCCTTTGTTGGTGTTGTTTACGATCAGTATGTTTATATTTACGATTGCTATAGTACGTCTACTTTGAAGGGAGCTACTGTTGGAGGCTTTGTGGGCTTCGTTGCTGGCGAATCGGAGGTAGATATTGCAAACGCCTTCTATGTTGGCAAATATGAAGGTTCTCTTTCTAAAGATGCCTTTGTCGGAAGTTCTCATAGTATAAATCCTGAAATTTATTTGTATAATGCCTTCGTTCCTGAAATACTTTCCACTCGTTGGGAGGACGCAAGTGTAGTACCCATGGAGTCTTTTGAAAACGGATACGTTGCTGCAATTCTACATGGAATCAATTATATGTGGGGACAAGATGTTGTTGCTGGAGATAAGTTGCCGAACTTCAGCGGTGAAGTTTCCGAGAACTTCAAACTCGTACGTCTGGTAAAATTTGTAGATGGCGAATTTTGGAGTGAAGAATCATATGCGTATGAAAATAATTTTGAACTTCCCGTACCATCGATTCCCGGCTATCGCTTTGAGGGTTGGTATACGGACTTCACGGGAGAACCAATAACCGAAATCCCTGAAGGCGTTGATTATATCTTTGGAAAATTCGTTTCTAATGTAGATTCTGAAGGCTGCTATGAAATTGCATCCGCTGATGATCTTTATCTCTTTGCGGATAGGGTAAACAATGGAGTCAACAATGCTAATGCAGCTTGTGCTAAGTTGACTGCAGACATTGTTGTTAATGAAAACGTTTTGAAGAAAGATGGATCCTTGAATGGGGATGGTTCTAATCTCCGTAAGTGGACCCCAATCGGCTCTTTGATAAAAGAACATCCTTTCCAAGGAACCTTTGATGGACAAGGCCATAAGATTTCTGGTCTATATTTCAATGATGGAGCCTCTGCGGTAGGCTTGTTCGGTTTTGCTGTTCAGGGCGCTTCCATAAAGAATGTTGGCGTTGTCGACTCTTATATTAGGGGCGAAAGCAATGTTGGCATGATTGTAGGACAGATTTCTGGTGAGGTGAACATTTCTAATGTTTATACCAAGGGTGCTGTTGAAGTCAGTAGTTCCCAGGTTGGCGGTATTGTTGGTTTTGTTGCAGGGGTCTTGACCATTGAAAACAGTTATAATGAAGCTTCTGTAACTGGGCCTAATCACAATTCCAACGCAGGAGGTCTCGTTGGTTTCCTTGCTGTGGGAAGTTTGAGCATGAATAACTGTTACAATTTAGGCACTGTCTCTGCTCCGAACACAACGGGCGGCTTAGTTGGATTCTCCTCTGCAAAAGTTAGCTTAAGTAACTCCTACAATCTTGGTGAAATTATCTATGATAGCATGCATCACAATGATGTAGGTGCAGTTGTGGGTTACACTTCTGTAAGTAATTTGACTGTATCCAATGTGTTCTACCTTGAAGGCGACCTTGGATTTGCAGGACAGGGATCCGGCGTGTCTTCCCTTGGTACCGCCATGTCTCTCGATGACTTCGCCAACGGTTCCGTGGCAGCTCTGCTTCGCGGTTCTGATGAAAATTCCATCTGGGGTCAGAACGTTACTGCCGGCGACAAGTATCCCAATTTCAGCGGTTCTATCGTAAAGCCGGAACTGGTTCTCACATGGGATGAAGCTTCTGAAGAAGTCAATGTCGCAGACTTGGAAATTCCTGCGGAAGCGGCCTCCATTGCAATCGAAGAAGGCAAGCAGTTCTATGCCAACGGCAAAATCTACGAAGGCGAGCTCACTGCCGAAGACATTCAGGAACTGAAGACAGCTAGCGCAACCCTCAAGCCCATCAGCGGTATTGCCTTGGCCAAGGATGGCGATGGGGAAGGCGTTGTGGCAACCCTGTCCGGTTCCAAGAGCACCGACGAGCTTGTGGTTCCCGAGGACATTACCGTGGAACATATCGAGATCGCCCGCAACTTCACTGCCGGCCGTTTCTCTACGTTGATGCTTCCGTTCTCCATGGACCTGAACGAAGACATGGAAGACGTGCTCCAGATTACCGACGTGCAGAAGGAAGGCGACCAGTGGGTTGCAACCGGTACCAGAGCCAAGAGCATTGTGGCCAACACCCCGTACCTTATCAAGTTCAACAAGAACGCCTCCATCTCCGTGGATAACGTGACTCTCAAGGCAACGACTGGCAAGATTATGGAAAGCACTTCCGGTCCCTGGACATTCAGGGGTGCCTACAAGGGCAAGACCTGGGTCGAGGGCGATCCGGAACTGGGCAAGGTCTACGGCTTTGCCGGCGTCAACGAAGGCGATAACATCGTGGCCGGCCAGTTCGTGAAGGCTGGTGTCGGTGCAAGTGTTCCGCCCATGCGCGCCTACCTGGTGTACAACAAGCCTGTGGTTTCCCCCAAGCCCGGCGTTGGCCTGATGAAGGCCGCTGCCAATGAGACTGAGGAACTCCCGAAGACAATCGTTGTCCGCATCGTGGACGATAACAATGAAGTCGTTGACGAAACCGTAATCGAAGACGTTATCCAGGGCATCGCCGGCGACAACCTCAACACCGCCGACAAGAAGCCTGCCCGCTGGTACGACCTCCAGGGCCGTCACCTGAACGGCAAGCCCACCGCCCGTGGCGCCTACATCAAGAACAACAAGGCAATCGTGAACAAGTAA
- a CDS encoding YfiM family protein: MKNLYKTLMATTLVCAGAAQANNFLGPLTWRDSTFDYRTEDPEYIKSEISVPKLATTIGVTASAYAAAYGFVFAKGWWDEQGNDFHFENDFDYALNLDKLGHFASGVALSEIFYEGYRWAGISEFYSYLFAGLSAVSTHIAIDVKDGFAPKWGFSIFDVLSGSIGGFLPMAERYVPAFKYVDLKWSYWINTKIYYDQNHKASGDGVFTDDYVNQTYWASFKPYRLLPAAAQKYYPSWLAFAVGLSIDEGAFTHEYKRHDHPDKSVAHREVYIALDYDFEALRPHSRWARTLVKWLNYFKLPAPTLQVYPEVHWYWLYPIKF; encoded by the coding sequence GTGAAGAATTTGTATAAAACTCTGATGGCAACTACGTTGGTTTGTGCCGGTGCCGCCCAGGCAAATAATTTCCTGGGCCCACTTACCTGGCGTGATTCCACTTTTGATTACCGTACCGAAGATCCGGAATACATCAAGTCTGAAATTTCCGTACCTAAGCTTGCCACGACAATCGGGGTTACCGCATCTGCTTACGCCGCTGCCTATGGATTTGTTTTTGCCAAGGGCTGGTGGGACGAACAGGGCAACGATTTCCATTTCGAGAATGATTTTGACTACGCCCTGAATCTTGACAAACTGGGACATTTTGCCTCGGGTGTCGCTTTAAGTGAAATCTTTTACGAAGGTTACCGCTGGGCGGGAATTTCCGAATTCTATTCCTACTTGTTTGCCGGTCTTTCTGCCGTGTCCACCCATATCGCCATTGACGTGAAGGATGGGTTTGCACCCAAGTGGGGCTTTAGCATTTTTGATGTGCTTTCCGGTTCCATTGGTGGTTTTTTGCCTATGGCTGAGCGATACGTTCCTGCATTCAAGTATGTGGACCTTAAGTGGAGCTACTGGATCAATACCAAGATTTATTACGACCAGAACCACAAGGCTTCGGGTGATGGCGTATTTACCGACGACTACGTGAACCAGACTTACTGGGCGTCCTTCAAGCCGTACCGTTTGCTTCCTGCCGCGGCCCAGAAGTATTATCCCAGCTGGCTTGCCTTTGCTGTTGGCTTGAGTATCGACGAGGGCGCCTTTACCCACGAGTATAAGAGGCACGACCATCCCGACAAGAGCGTTGCCCATCGCGAAGTTTATATTGCCTTGGACTACGACTTCGAGGCGTTAAGGCCTCACAGCCGCTGGGCCAGAACTTTGGTGAAGTGGCTCAACTACTTCAAGCTTCCTGCTCCGACCTTGCAGGTTTATCCGGAAGTCCATTGGTATTGGTTGTATCCCATTAAGTTTTAA